The following coding sequences are from one Microbulbifer sp. TB1203 window:
- a CDS encoding sugar phosphate isomerase/epimerase family protein, which translates to MTGIKGPAIFLAQFMADEAPFNRLDTIAQWAASLGYKGIQVPTSNTQFFDLKKAAESQAYCDDMRGICAEAGIEITELSTHLQGQLVAVHPAYDELFDNFAPAALAGNPKARTEWAIDQLKLAAKASQRLGLKAHATFSGALLWHLVYPWPQRPAGLVEQGFAELARRWRPILDAFDEAGVDVCYEIHPGEDLHDGASFERFLAAVDNHPRANILFDPSHFVLQQLDYLDFIDRYHDRIRMFHVKDAEFNPTGRAGVYGGYEDWVNRPGRFRSLGDGQVDFRSIFSKLTQYDFKGWAVLEWECCLKDAEQGAAEGATFIKERMINKAARSFDDFAGGNTSEQRNRRILGIEN; encoded by the coding sequence ATGACAGGTATCAAGGGGCCAGCGATTTTCCTGGCCCAGTTTATGGCGGATGAGGCGCCTTTCAACCGCCTGGATACCATTGCCCAGTGGGCCGCATCCCTAGGCTATAAAGGCATCCAAGTCCCGACCAGCAACACTCAGTTTTTTGACCTGAAGAAAGCGGCAGAAAGCCAGGCGTACTGCGACGACATGCGCGGCATCTGTGCCGAAGCCGGGATAGAAATCACCGAACTGTCCACTCATCTTCAAGGGCAGTTGGTGGCGGTGCATCCGGCCTATGATGAGCTGTTCGACAACTTCGCCCCCGCCGCCCTCGCGGGCAATCCCAAAGCGCGTACCGAGTGGGCCATCGACCAGTTGAAGCTGGCGGCCAAGGCGAGCCAACGGCTGGGACTAAAAGCGCACGCCACCTTTTCCGGCGCCCTGCTCTGGCATCTGGTCTATCCCTGGCCCCAGCGCCCCGCCGGCCTGGTTGAGCAGGGTTTTGCCGAGTTGGCGCGGCGCTGGCGACCGATTCTGGATGCCTTCGATGAGGCCGGTGTCGACGTCTGCTACGAAATCCACCCGGGAGAGGACCTGCACGACGGCGCCTCCTTTGAAAGATTTTTGGCAGCGGTGGACAACCACCCGCGGGCCAACATTCTTTTTGACCCCAGTCACTTTGTCTTGCAGCAACTCGACTACCTGGATTTTATCGATCGCTACCACGACCGCATCCGCATGTTTCACGTCAAGGATGCGGAGTTCAACCCCACCGGCCGCGCCGGCGTTTATGGCGGCTATGAAGACTGGGTGAATCGCCCGGGCCGATTCCGCTCACTGGGTGATGGTCAAGTGGACTTCAGAAGTATTTTCAGCAAGCTGACCCAATACGATTTTAAAGGCTGGGCAGTGCTCGAATGGGAGTGCTGCCTGAAAGACGCCGAACAGGGCGCGGCCGAAGGCGCGACTTTCATAAAGGAACGAATGATCAACAAGGCCGCTCGCTCGTTTGACGACTTTGCCGGCGGCAATACCAGCGAGCAGCGCAACCGCCGGATACTGGGTATTGAAAATTAG
- a CDS encoding gluconate 2-dehydrogenase subunit 3 family protein, which translates to MNRRELLKMIAAATGAAFVGGSGLLAGCTRREPAEEYRFDATHVALLDEVAETIIPRTDTPGAKDAQVGQFMTVMVNDCYTPEEQVVFHRGITQLQAASLESYDTAFMDLSPENRHSLISQLDREARLHNAGQTTPHYFTMMKQLTLFGFFTSKPGATEVLRYAAIPGHFDGCIPYTEGDRAWAT; encoded by the coding sequence ATGAACAGACGCGAACTGTTAAAAATGATTGCCGCTGCCACAGGCGCGGCCTTTGTCGGTGGAAGTGGACTGCTGGCAGGTTGTACACGCAGGGAGCCTGCGGAAGAATACCGCTTTGACGCTACCCATGTGGCGCTTCTGGATGAGGTTGCCGAAACCATTATTCCACGAACAGATACACCCGGTGCGAAGGATGCGCAGGTGGGGCAGTTTATGACAGTTATGGTGAACGACTGTTATACCCCGGAAGAGCAGGTCGTTTTTCACCGCGGTATAACGCAACTGCAGGCCGCCAGCCTGGAATCCTACGACACCGCTTTTATGGACTTGAGCCCGGAAAACCGGCACAGCCTGATCTCGCAACTGGACCGTGAAGCCAGGCTGCATAATGCGGGGCAGACCACTCCGCACTACTTCACCATGATGAAGCAGCTCACCCTGTTCGGATTCTTTACTTCAAAGCCCGGCGCCACCGAAGTGCTTCGTTATGCCGCAATACCGGGCCATTTTGATGGCTGTATCCCTTATACGGAGGGGGATCGAGCTTGGGCTACCTGA
- a CDS encoding GMC family oxidoreductase, translated as MANNNHYDAIVVGSGISGGWAAKELTEKGLKVLLLERGRNIEHIKDYKNAHKEAWDYPHRDTPTQKMKEEEPVLKREYTLNESTSGMWASHKDSPYVEDKRFDWFRGYHVGGRSLLWGRQSYRWNRLDFEANLREGIAVDWPIRYDDLAPWYDYVERFAGISGNRDGLDVLPDGQYQPAFEMNCVEKDVAARIRKAFKGDRHMIMGRTANITQPKAEQGRVNCQARAKCWLGCPFGGYFSTQSSTLPAAMKTGNLTLRPYSIVTRLLYDKDKKRASGVEIIDAETNQTYEFTSKIVFLNASSFNSTWVLMNSATDIWPDGLGSSSGELGHNVMDHHLNVGARGEVEGYRDKYYFGRRPTGIYVPRFRNWNGDQRDYLRGFGYQGGASRQGWRRDVAELSIGADLKDALSEPGNWGIGMGGFGEMLPYHDNRIYLNHDVKDKWGLPVLAMDVEIRENEIAMRKDMMQDAVDILEAGGAKDVRGFSGEYAPGKGIHEMGTARMGRDPKTSVLNGHNQVWDAPNVFVTDGACMTSASCVNPSLTYMALTARAANYAVEELKKGNL; from the coding sequence ATGGCGAATAATAATCATTACGACGCTATCGTGGTTGGCTCTGGCATCAGCGGTGGATGGGCTGCCAAAGAGCTTACCGAGAAAGGGCTCAAAGTCCTGCTGCTTGAACGCGGACGCAATATAGAACACATAAAAGATTATAAAAATGCGCACAAGGAAGCCTGGGACTACCCGCACCGGGACACACCAACCCAGAAAATGAAGGAGGAGGAACCGGTACTGAAGCGCGAATATACGCTGAACGAATCCACCTCCGGCATGTGGGCCAGCCACAAAGATTCTCCCTATGTGGAAGACAAACGCTTCGACTGGTTTCGCGGTTACCATGTCGGTGGCCGGTCACTGCTGTGGGGGCGCCAGAGCTATCGCTGGAACCGTCTGGATTTTGAAGCCAATCTGCGCGAGGGCATCGCCGTCGACTGGCCCATTCGCTACGATGACCTGGCACCCTGGTACGACTATGTCGAACGCTTTGCCGGTATCAGTGGCAACCGCGACGGCCTGGATGTCCTGCCGGACGGCCAGTACCAGCCCGCATTCGAAATGAACTGTGTGGAAAAGGATGTCGCCGCCCGAATCCGAAAGGCCTTCAAGGGCGATCGTCATATGATTATGGGGCGCACCGCAAATATCACTCAGCCCAAAGCGGAACAGGGCCGGGTAAACTGTCAGGCCCGGGCCAAGTGCTGGCTGGGTTGCCCCTTCGGCGGCTATTTCAGTACCCAATCCTCCACCCTGCCGGCGGCCATGAAGACCGGCAACCTTACCCTCCGCCCCTATTCCATCGTGACCCGCCTGCTATATGACAAAGACAAGAAGCGCGCCAGCGGCGTCGAAATTATCGATGCGGAAACCAACCAGACTTACGAATTCACCAGCAAAATCGTTTTCCTGAACGCCTCCAGCTTCAACTCCACCTGGGTGCTGATGAACTCCGCCACCGATATCTGGCCCGATGGCCTGGGCAGCAGCAGCGGCGAGCTGGGTCACAATGTGATGGACCACCATCTCAATGTGGGAGCCCGCGGCGAAGTGGAGGGTTACCGGGACAAGTATTACTTCGGCCGCCGCCCGACCGGTATCTATGTACCGCGATTCCGCAACTGGAACGGTGACCAACGCGATTATCTGCGCGGCTTCGGCTACCAGGGCGGTGCCAGTCGACAGGGCTGGAGGAGAGACGTAGCGGAGCTGAGCATTGGCGCCGATCTCAAGGATGCTCTGAGCGAGCCGGGTAATTGGGGAATCGGCATGGGCGGCTTCGGCGAGATGCTGCCCTACCACGACAACCGGATTTACCTGAATCACGACGTCAAAGACAAGTGGGGATTGCCGGTACTCGCGATGGATGTGGAGATCCGGGAGAACGAAATCGCCATGCGCAAGGACATGATGCAGGACGCCGTGGACATACTGGAAGCCGGGGGCGCAAAGGATGTACGCGGATTTTCCGGCGAATATGCCCCGGGCAAGGGCATTCACGAGATGGGAACCGCGCGCATGGGACGCGATCCCAAGACCTCCGTACTCAACGGTCACAATCAGGTCTGGGATGCGCCGAACGTGTTCGTTACCGACGGCGCCTGTATGACTTCCGCATCCTGTGTAAACCCGTCGTTGACCTACATGGCACTCACCGCCCGGGCAGCCAACTACGCAGTGGAAGAACTGAAAAAAGGTAACCTTTAG
- a CDS encoding Gfo/Idh/MocA family oxidoreductase, whose protein sequence is MKTDQNKVRMGMIGGGEGAFIGAVHRCAAALDARIELVCGAFSRDPDNNRRTATDLGLAVDRTYNSWQALIEQEAQRPAPERMEMLVITTPNHLHVPIALAAINSGFHVFSEKPAAVSLGEAQQLAQALDASNCLYGLAHTYLGYPMVWQAREMVREGMLGTLRKIYVEYPQGWLSENQEAQDNKQAAWRCDPSLAGASGCMADIGTHAFGLAEFIADQQITSLCAELNTHLPDRQLDDDGAALFRTRNGASGVLIASQVCAGEENALKIRVYGDKGGLEWQQMSPNSLVYRQLGQPMQVLRAGVDQPGLSAEALRRCRLPGGHPEGYLEAMGNLYRDFAAAIRSGAAGSAPGVPGISAGLRGMAFIETVVASRESDAKWIELPNVG, encoded by the coding sequence ATGAAAACAGATCAGAATAAAGTACGTATGGGCATGATAGGCGGCGGCGAAGGTGCCTTTATCGGCGCCGTCCACCGCTGTGCCGCGGCACTGGACGCCAGGATCGAACTGGTGTGCGGCGCCTTCAGCCGCGATCCCGACAACAATCGGCGCACAGCAACCGATCTCGGGTTGGCAGTTGACCGCACCTACAACTCCTGGCAAGCGCTCATCGAGCAGGAGGCCCAGCGCCCGGCGCCTGAGCGCATGGAGATGTTGGTTATCACAACCCCCAACCATTTGCATGTACCCATTGCTTTAGCGGCGATCAACTCCGGTTTCCACGTATTTTCCGAGAAACCCGCCGCCGTTTCCCTGGGGGAGGCCCAGCAGTTGGCCCAGGCCCTGGATGCGTCCAACTGCCTGTACGGCCTTGCGCATACCTATCTGGGATACCCCATGGTGTGGCAGGCGCGGGAGATGGTGCGCGAAGGCATGCTCGGTACCCTGCGCAAGATCTACGTGGAATATCCCCAGGGCTGGCTCAGCGAAAACCAGGAGGCCCAGGACAACAAGCAGGCTGCGTGGCGCTGTGATCCGTCACTGGCCGGCGCGAGCGGTTGCATGGCCGACATCGGCACCCACGCCTTTGGCCTGGCCGAATTCATCGCCGACCAGCAGATTACCTCCCTGTGCGCCGAACTGAATACGCACCTCCCGGATCGCCAGCTCGACGACGACGGTGCCGCCCTCTTCCGCACCCGGAATGGCGCCAGCGGTGTACTGATCGCCAGCCAGGTCTGTGCTGGCGAGGAGAACGCGTTAAAAATCCGTGTATATGGCGATAAAGGCGGTCTGGAATGGCAACAAATGTCACCCAACAGCCTGGTCTATCGCCAGCTTGGCCAACCTATGCAGGTGCTCCGCGCCGGCGTCGACCAGCCGGGCCTGAGTGCCGAGGCGTTGCGGCGCTGCCGGCTCCCGGGCGGCCACCCCGAAGGCTACCTCGAAGCCATGGGCAATCTGTATCGGGATTTTGCGGCCGCTATTCGCAGCGGAGCGGCAGGCTCTGCACCTGGTGTCCCCGGCATCTCGGCCGGCCTGCGCGGTATGGCGTTTATTGAAACCGTCGTCGCCAGCCGGGAAAGCGACGCCAAATGGATTGAATTGCCCAATGTAGGCTGA
- a CDS encoding glycoside hydrolase family 43 protein — protein MKEKLLIGAACMALLMSCAKENNQMSQAGADGSASFSWFEYTGDDEVFKTPLADDEYRNPILAGYHPDPSVVRVGEDYYLVNSTFGFFPGIPVFHSRDLVNWTQIGNALHRPEQVSFDGLPLTNTGVYAPAIEHRDGTFYVINTCVGCGGNFVVTANDPAGPWSDPIWMPYMGGIDPSIFFDDDGKTYVVHHGEPENKRYPAHTDIRVVEVDPRTFEPLSEDVQLVDGGEVPQWNTDYLEGPHIYKVNGTYYLSAPGGGTGYYHQQLLFKSENIFGPYVANPDNPVLTQYGLPDDREHPVTATGHADMFEDTNGDWWAVFLGTRVYDLATPPQDPGNFHTGRETFMLPVSWEEGWPVILEKGRALPYAVKKPKLPQDKPAARAMTGNFSVREEFTENALGPHWLFIRTPHSQWWSTGSGTLDLKAREDRIGDRKQPSFVGRRLAHMKASFGTEMRFTPRNEGEEAGLLALQSDDYFYAFGLGRNASGDTVLRVRKKAGKDDAARGETIAETKVPLEPGVPIHLRMDVDKAELDFAYSLDGKKYSLVVDNADSKVLTSAMAGGFVGAVVGMYAEGDADQ, from the coding sequence ATGAAAGAAAAACTTTTGATTGGCGCCGCCTGTATGGCGCTACTCATGTCCTGTGCGAAGGAAAATAACCAGATGTCCCAGGCGGGCGCCGATGGCTCGGCCAGCTTTTCGTGGTTTGAATATACCGGGGACGACGAGGTGTTCAAGACGCCCCTGGCGGACGACGAGTATCGCAACCCGATTCTGGCGGGCTATCACCCGGACCCGAGTGTCGTTCGCGTGGGCGAGGACTATTACCTGGTCAATTCGACTTTCGGTTTCTTTCCCGGCATTCCCGTGTTCCACAGCCGCGACCTCGTCAACTGGACCCAGATCGGCAATGCCCTGCACAGGCCGGAGCAGGTTTCGTTTGACGGACTTCCGCTGACTAATACCGGGGTCTATGCGCCGGCGATCGAGCATCGCGACGGCACCTTCTATGTGATCAATACCTGTGTCGGCTGTGGTGGCAACTTTGTCGTCACGGCGAATGATCCGGCGGGCCCCTGGTCGGATCCCATCTGGATGCCGTACATGGGTGGCATAGACCCCTCCATCTTTTTCGATGACGACGGCAAAACCTATGTGGTGCACCACGGTGAGCCGGAGAACAAGCGCTACCCCGCCCACACCGACATTCGGGTCGTGGAGGTGGACCCGCGCACCTTTGAGCCGCTGTCCGAGGACGTGCAGCTGGTGGACGGTGGCGAAGTGCCCCAGTGGAATACGGATTACCTGGAAGGGCCGCACATCTACAAGGTGAACGGTACCTACTACCTGTCCGCTCCGGGCGGCGGCACCGGGTATTATCACCAGCAGCTGCTGTTCAAATCCGAAAATATTTTTGGACCCTATGTCGCCAATCCCGATAATCCGGTACTGACCCAGTACGGCCTGCCCGATGACCGGGAGCACCCGGTCACTGCCACCGGCCATGCCGATATGTTCGAGGACACAAATGGGGACTGGTGGGCCGTGTTCCTGGGTACCCGGGTCTACGACCTGGCTACACCGCCTCAGGACCCGGGCAATTTCCATACGGGCCGGGAGACATTCATGTTGCCGGTAAGCTGGGAAGAGGGCTGGCCGGTTATCCTGGAAAAAGGCCGCGCACTGCCCTATGCGGTGAAGAAGCCCAAGCTGCCGCAAGACAAGCCCGCCGCGCGCGCAATGACCGGAAACTTTTCCGTGCGCGAAGAGTTCACTGAAAATGCTCTTGGCCCACACTGGCTCTTCATTCGCACGCCGCACTCCCAGTGGTGGAGCACAGGGTCCGGTACCCTGGATTTGAAGGCGAGGGAAGACCGCATCGGCGATCGCAAGCAACCCTCATTCGTCGGCCGCCGGCTCGCACATATGAAGGCCTCATTTGGAACTGAAATGCGCTTCACCCCCCGAAACGAGGGAGAGGAGGCCGGGCTGCTTGCACTGCAAAGCGACGACTATTTCTACGCTTTCGGCCTGGGCAGGAACGCATCCGGTGATACTGTGCTTCGAGTCCGTAAAAAGGCGGGCAAGGATGATGCAGCCAGAGGCGAGACCATTGCCGAAACCAAGGTTCCGCTTGAACCCGGTGTCCCGATTCACCTGCGCATGGACGTGGACAAGGCCGAGCTGGACTTTGCCTACAGCCTGGATGGAAAGAAATATTCGCTGGTAGTCGATAATGCCGACTCGAAAGTCCTGACCTCCGCAATGGCCGGCGGGTTTGTGGGTGCGGTCGTGGGCATGTACGCGGAGGGCGATGCCGACCAATAG
- a CDS encoding TIM barrel protein: MTFNPNRRTMLRNLAAGTLGATAMSALSANTQGSPKIPEPFKLKGNINHSVSRWTYGELSLERLCMVIKDLGFAAIDLVGPKDWALLKREGVDSSMCNGAEISLEDGWGDSRFHTQLIDNYRKHIDLVADAGYRNLICFSGNARGMDPETGLKNATEGLKKILSQAEKRGVIVQMELFNSKVDHPDYLCDNSAWGIELCKRLDSPNFKLLYDIYHMQISEGDIIRTIRDHHQYFGHYHTAGVPGRNEIDDTQELYYPAIARAIKETGFDGYIAQEFIPTRGNIEGNIESLKSAIQICDV; the protein is encoded by the coding sequence ATGACTTTCAACCCGAACCGACGCACCATGCTCCGCAACCTTGCCGCAGGCACGCTGGGGGCTACCGCGATGAGCGCGCTGAGTGCGAACACCCAGGGCAGTCCAAAAATTCCAGAGCCCTTTAAGCTGAAAGGCAACATCAATCACTCCGTCAGCCGCTGGACCTATGGCGAGCTCTCCCTTGAGAGGCTATGCATGGTGATCAAGGACCTGGGCTTTGCCGCCATTGATCTGGTGGGCCCGAAGGATTGGGCCCTGCTCAAACGCGAGGGGGTTGACTCCTCCATGTGTAATGGTGCGGAAATCAGCCTGGAGGATGGTTGGGGTGATAGCCGATTTCACACTCAGCTGATTGACAACTATCGCAAGCATATCGACCTGGTGGCAGATGCCGGCTACCGGAACCTGATCTGCTTCAGCGGCAACGCCCGTGGGATGGACCCGGAAACAGGGCTGAAAAATGCTACCGAAGGCCTCAAGAAAATTCTTTCCCAAGCGGAAAAGCGCGGCGTAATCGTGCAAATGGAACTGTTCAACAGCAAAGTCGACCACCCTGACTACCTGTGTGACAACTCCGCTTGGGGAATAGAATTGTGTAAACGACTGGACTCTCCCAATTTCAAACTTCTCTACGACATTTACCATATGCAAATCAGTGAAGGGGATATTATCCGGACCATTCGCGATCATCATCAATACTTCGGTCATTACCACACAGCCGGTGTTCCAGGACGCAATGAAATAGATGACACACAGGAACTCTACTATCCGGCCATTGCCCGCGCGATCAAGGAAACCGGCTTTGACGGCTACATTGCCCAGGAATTTATCCCTACCAGAGGGAATATCGAGGGTAATATCGAATCATTGAAATCAGCAATACAAATCTGCGATGTCTGA
- a CDS encoding DUF1080 domain-containing protein encodes MGYLIRKYNQMINNPLRRFRSTAFAMAIPCVFAVSCDAESTDKALEPWQLAEKSEVWEPVPKAVKAPSNAPPSDAVVLFDGNDLSQWESAQGGNAEWALKEGVLTVVPGKGDIRTKRAFCDVQLHLEWRTPTQFGDRKGQQRNNSGVFLQERYEVQILDSHENPTYSNGQAASIYKQHIPLVNATRPPGEWQTYDIIFKAPRFEHKKLIDPATITVLHNGVLVQNHMEILGKTVWIGEPEYEVHDCAPIVLQDHNDFVSFRNIWVREL; translated from the coding sequence TTGGGCTACCTGATCAGGAAATACAATCAAATGATAAACAATCCCCTCCGACGCTTCAGATCAACGGCCTTTGCCATGGCCATCCCGTGTGTTTTCGCCGTATCCTGCGATGCGGAGTCAACAGACAAAGCACTGGAACCCTGGCAACTCGCCGAAAAGTCAGAAGTATGGGAACCGGTTCCCAAGGCCGTGAAAGCGCCATCGAACGCTCCGCCCTCGGACGCCGTCGTATTGTTCGACGGTAACGATTTGTCGCAGTGGGAATCCGCGCAAGGCGGAAACGCCGAATGGGCCCTGAAGGAAGGAGTCCTGACCGTAGTGCCAGGAAAGGGTGATATCCGCACCAAGCGCGCATTCTGTGATGTGCAATTACACCTCGAATGGCGCACTCCCACCCAGTTCGGTGATCGCAAGGGTCAGCAGCGTAATAATAGCGGCGTATTCCTCCAGGAACGTTATGAGGTGCAGATTCTGGATTCCCATGAAAACCCGACCTATTCCAACGGTCAGGCCGCTTCAATTTACAAGCAGCACATTCCCCTGGTGAATGCCACGCGACCGCCGGGGGAATGGCAGACTTACGACATCATTTTCAAAGCACCTCGATTTGAACACAAGAAGCTGATCGATCCGGCGACTATCACGGTTCTACACAATGGCGTGCTGGTGCAGAATCATATGGAGATACTGGGTAAAACCGTGTGGATAGGCGAACCCGAATACGAAGTTCACGACTGCGCACCTATCGTCCTGCAGGACCACAACGATTTTGTGAGTTTCCGCAATATCTGGGTACGGGAACTGTGA
- a CDS encoding nucleoside permease: MNIIKIRLSAMMFLQFFIWGGWFVTLGTFLAHNLNATGSQTGMAFATQSWGAIIAPFIVGLIADRYFNAERILGILHLVGAVLMYQLYRAESFGSFYPFVLAYMILYMPTLALVNSVAFRQMNDPAKDFAKIRVWGTVGWIAAGLIISYGFSWDSQQAIAAGLLKNTFLMCALASLILGIFSFTLPATPPAAALGERLTLRDALGLDALGLLKDRNFALFFLSSVLICIPLAFYYQNANPFLTEIGVENATGKMTIGQISEVLFMLVLPIFLKRFGIKLTLLIGMIAWALRYALFAFGDADNLVFMLILGIALHGICYDFFFVSGQIYTNSKAGEKFKSSAQGMITLATYGVGMLIGFWVAGQITEKFTVADGHLWQNIWLFPAAFALAVFVLFTLTFNKEKAHADEGLLSQGSTERG; encoded by the coding sequence ATGAATATTATAAAAATACGTCTCAGCGCTATGATGTTCCTCCAGTTTTTCATCTGGGGAGGATGGTTCGTCACCCTGGGCACATTCCTGGCCCATAACCTCAATGCCACCGGCAGCCAGACCGGTATGGCCTTTGCGACCCAATCCTGGGGCGCCATCATCGCCCCTTTTATTGTCGGGTTGATCGCCGACCGATACTTCAATGCCGAGCGCATACTTGGCATCCTTCATCTGGTGGGTGCAGTGCTGATGTATCAACTCTATCGAGCCGAGAGCTTCGGTAGTTTTTATCCCTTTGTACTGGCCTACATGATTCTGTATATGCCGACCCTCGCTCTGGTCAACTCAGTGGCATTCCGGCAAATGAATGACCCGGCCAAAGACTTTGCCAAAATTCGGGTGTGGGGTACCGTCGGCTGGATTGCCGCAGGGCTCATCATCAGCTATGGCTTCTCCTGGGATTCCCAGCAGGCCATTGCCGCGGGCCTGTTGAAAAACACTTTCCTGATGTGCGCCCTGGCATCCCTGATTCTGGGTATCTTCAGCTTTACCCTGCCCGCGACACCGCCCGCCGCTGCGTTGGGTGAAAGATTGACGCTTCGCGATGCACTGGGGCTGGATGCCCTGGGCCTGCTGAAAGACCGCAACTTTGCGCTCTTCTTCCTTTCTTCAGTACTGATCTGCATTCCCCTGGCATTCTACTACCAAAACGCCAACCCCTTCCTGACGGAAATTGGCGTTGAAAATGCCACTGGCAAAATGACCATTGGCCAGATTTCTGAAGTACTTTTTATGCTGGTGCTGCCGATATTCCTTAAACGCTTCGGCATCAAGTTGACGCTGCTGATCGGCATGATCGCCTGGGCACTGAGATACGCATTGTTCGCTTTCGGCGATGCCGACAACCTTGTATTCATGCTAATCCTCGGCATTGCTCTGCACGGCATCTGTTACGACTTCTTCTTCGTCTCGGGCCAAATCTACACAAACTCCAAAGCCGGCGAAAAATTCAAGAGTTCCGCCCAAGGCATGATTACCCTGGCTACCTATGGTGTCGGCATGCTCATTGGGTTCTGGGTGGCAGGGCAAATTACCGAAAAGTTTACCGTGGCGGATGGCCATCTGTGGCAAAACATCTGGCTGTTCCCTGCGGCCTTTGCGCTGGCAGTTTTTGTGCTCTTTACACTGACATTCAACAAAGAAAAAGCACATGCTGACGAGGGATTGTTATCACAGGGCTCCACCGAGCGAGGCTAA
- a CDS encoding LacI family DNA-binding transcriptional regulator → MSNNREVAKLAGVSVATVSRALQKPELVSLKTRNKVLSAIKKLDYRPNLMAAKFRSGKSGNLVVLVPTVANLFFARVISGMQEAAHKRSYSILLCNTFGNPEMEEGYAKMVHTFQADGVIQLRAHNPFRAEDAGGNAALPMVNACEVLDDTTVPTVALDNRAAARAMTEHLLQLGHRRIAVIKGPKSSPLTRDRLAGYRDALEGAGIAFDESLLCPGDFTLHSGHKAAGVLIDLNERPTAIFCENDEMAIGALQRIKQSGLRVPDDISVAGFDDIAFAPFSDPPLTTIAQPAEEFGSTAVSLLIDLLEGRIKKAPKVILPFELVVRASTGPASIEETLQ, encoded by the coding sequence ATGTCAAACAATCGAGAGGTCGCAAAACTGGCGGGGGTGTCTGTGGCCACGGTGTCACGCGCCTTGCAAAAGCCGGAGCTTGTTTCCTTGAAAACCCGCAACAAGGTTCTATCGGCAATCAAGAAGCTCGATTACAGGCCAAACCTAATGGCGGCAAAGTTTCGCTCAGGCAAGTCTGGGAATCTGGTAGTGCTTGTGCCGACCGTAGCCAACCTGTTTTTTGCAAGGGTTATCAGCGGGATGCAAGAGGCGGCCCACAAAAGGAGCTATTCCATTTTGTTGTGCAACACTTTCGGCAATCCGGAAATGGAAGAGGGATACGCGAAGATGGTGCATACGTTCCAGGCGGATGGGGTCATTCAGTTGCGAGCTCACAACCCCTTCCGTGCAGAAGATGCTGGCGGTAACGCTGCGCTGCCGATGGTTAATGCCTGTGAAGTGCTGGACGACACAACGGTTCCGACGGTCGCTCTGGATAATCGCGCGGCGGCGCGCGCCATGACCGAACACTTGCTCCAGTTGGGTCACCGGCGCATTGCGGTCATCAAGGGGCCTAAGAGCAGCCCATTGACCCGTGACCGCCTTGCGGGCTATCGCGACGCATTGGAGGGGGCTGGAATAGCTTTTGATGAAAGCCTTTTATGTCCCGGTGACTTTACCTTGCATTCCGGCCACAAGGCCGCCGGTGTTTTAATCGATCTCAATGAGAGACCCACGGCAATTTTTTGCGAAAACGACGAAATGGCCATAGGCGCCCTACAGCGTATCAAGCAAAGCGGCCTCAGGGTGCCCGACGATATCTCGGTCGCAGGGTTTGACGATATTGCCTTCGCGCCATTCAGCGACCCACCCCTGACAACGATAGCCCAGCCCGCCGAGGAGTTCGGCAGTACAGCCGTGTCGTTGTTGATTGATTTACTTGAGGGTCGGATCAAAAAGGCTCCGAAGGTTATTTTGCCATTTGAGTTGGTTGTCAGGGCCAGCACAGGGCCAGCTTCAATCGAGGAGACATTGCAATGA